The sequence below is a genomic window from Acidobacteriota bacterium.
TACCTGCGATACGTGCGGCCGGACGCGCCGGAGGGCCGGCGCCTGCTCGTCCTGCGCGCCTCGACGCTCGTGTTCGGCGTCGCCGGTGTGGGCGCCGCGCTCGCGATGATGCGCATCCGAAGCGCGCTGGACGCCTGGTGGCAGCTCGCGAGCATCTTCAGCGGCGGCATGCTGGGGCTCTTTCTGCTCGGGCGCCTGTCGCGCGGCGCGCGCAGCGGCAACGCGGCGGCCGGCGTCGCCGCCGGCGTGCTGCTGATCGTGTGGATGACGTTCTCGCCGGGCTGGACCGGGGTCCTCGCGTCATGGCGCAGCCCGTTCCACCCGAACCTCATCATCGTGATCGCGACCGCCGCGATCCTGGCGGTCGGGTGGCTCGGCAGCGCGGTCGGGACGGCGCGGGAGGATGCCGGTGCGCCGGCGAAAGGCTCGATCCAGCCATGACGGCCCGGGAAACGTCAGGCCTTCGCGGCGCGCCGTCCGTCGCGCCGCGCGCGCGGGCGACCAAGGTACTCCTGCCGCAACGTGGTGGGGAACTTCTCGACGGCGTAGCGCAGCATCGTGCGCGGCATCGTCGCGGCGTGGCGGTCGAGGAACTGCTCGAGCGCGCGTCGATCCTGCTTGCCGACCTCGCGCAGCATCCAGCCGACGGCCTTGTGGATGAGATCGTGCGGATCGCCGAGGAGCTGTTCAGCCAGCGCGAACGTCCGATCGAACCGTCCCTGCCTGATGTCCCAGGCCGTGGCCAGCACCGCGATCCGACGATCCCACACGCTCGGCGATGCCGCCAGCTCCGCCAGCCGGCCGCCGTCGGCGTCGGCCCAATGGGCGCCGAGAATCCCCGGCGCCGAGCAGTCGACGAGATCCCAGTTGTTCACGTGCTTTCGGTGGCGGAGGTACATCGACACGATTCGCCGTCGCTGTTCCGGCGTACCCGCCGCGTGCTGGCGGACGAGGATCAGCAGGGCGAGCGTTCGCTCCTCGTGCCATCGCGAGGTGAGCAGCGTCTCGAGCACCGCGAGGCTCGCATGGGAGTGCGCGCGGACGGACGCTCGCACGGCCGACAGCGTCAGGCCAAGGAAACGGTCGCCCTCGCCGTAGCCGCCGGGGCCGGTCTTGAAGTAGCGGCCGAGCTGTGCGGCCCGCGCCGCGTCGGCCGTGCGTCGAAGGTCTCGTCTGATGACCGCGAGCGAAGACCCCCGGTGTGTCGTGGCCCCCGGGGACCGCGTCACGGCAACGCGTACGCGACGATGCCGGCCGGCCCGCTCCAGGCAGCGCCGCCTCCGCTCGCGGTGACGAGCAGGTACTGCTTGCCACCGTGCTCGTACATCGACGGCGATCCGCTCGTGTTCGCGCCGAGCGGCAGCTCGTGGAGCTGCCGGCCCGTGTCGCTGTCGTAGACGTGGACCTTCTGATCGGGCGCGGTCGCGAACACGAGTCCGGAGGCCGTCGGGATGACGGCGGTCTTCGTAGAGGACGCGGAGCCGGTGCCGGTGATCCCCTGACGCACGAGACGCAGGTCGTCGCCGAGGCCGATCTGCCATTTGATCGTGCCGGTGTTGAGGTTGTATGCCGTGAGCGTCTGGTACGGCGGGCTCACGATGGTCGGATACAGCCCGAAGCCGTCCATGATCGGGCGCTCCAGCGTCGAGACCGTGCCGGCCGCGCCGCCGCCGTTCGTCTGGCGCACCTCGCCGGGCTTGAGCAGCCGGATGAGCGCCGGCATGTTCAGGCTGATGACGTACACCGTGCCGTCGTTCGGGTTGGCGGCCGTGCTGCCCCAATTCGACCCGCCCGAGTTGCCCGGCACGTGCAGCGTGTCCTCGTAGGCGATCGGCGTGAAGGGGCCGTCGTAGCGCGCCGCCGCGACGCGCCGCCGGAACTGCTCGCGTTCATCGGGCGTGAGGATGTGCGGGTTCACCTCGTCCGGCTTCAGCGAGAGCTTCGAGAAAGGCGGCGGGCTCGTCGGGAACGGCTGTGTCGGCCAAACGCTCTCACCCGGAATCTCCGTGCGCGTCGGCACGGGCCGCTCTTCGATCGGCCAGATCGGCGCACCGGTGACGCGATCGAACACGTACAGATAGCCGGTCTTGCCGGCGACCGCGACGACGTCGATGCGCCGGCCGTTCTGCTCGACGGTCGTCAACTGCGGCGCCGAGTTGTTGTCGTAGTCCCAGATGTCGTGGTGGACGGTCTGGAAGTGCCACAGCCGCTTGCCGGTGCGCGCGTCGAGCGCCAGGATGCAGTCGCCGAAGAGGTTCGTACCGTGGCGATGACCGCCGTAGAAGTTGTGCTTGGGGCTGCCGGTCGGCACGTAGACGATCCCGCGCGCCACGTCGATCGACTGCTCGCCCCAGTTGTTGGCGCCGCCGACGGTCTTGTACGCGTACTCCGGCCACGTCTCGTAGCCGAACTCGCCGGGGCGCGGCACGGTGTGAAACGTCCACGCGAGCGCGCCCGTGCGGACGTTGTAGGCGCGGACGTCGCCCGGCGCGGAGTTGTATTCCTGATTCGTCGCCGATCCCAGGATGATGAGATCCTCGAACACGCGGCCCGGCGTGCCGGACTGCACCTTGATCGTGGACGGGTCGCGCTCCAGCCCCGCGCGCAGATCGACCTTGCCGTTCGTGCCGAACGTCGTGATGCGCTCGCCCGTGCGCGCGTCGATCTCCTGCAGTTGCTCGTCGATGGCGAAGATCAGCCGCCGATCGCTGCCGTCGGGCGCCTCCCAGTAGTTGAACCCGCGGCTCGTCATCCCCTGCAGGCCGTCGCGCAGCCACAGCTCTCGGCCCGTCGCGGCGTCGAGCGCCACGATGGCGTTGTTGCGAGCGCGGGCGTAGACGACGCCGCGCGCGACGATCGGGTTCGAGCCGGTCTGCCCGCCCGGATACGTCCAGGCGACCCTGAGCTCGGCGACGTTGGCTTTCGTGATCTGGGTGGTTGCGACGAATCTCGAACTGTCCGGGCCGCCCGCGTAGTCCTTCCATTCCCGCGGCGCCTGGGCGGGGAGGCGCGTGCCAGTGACGGCGATCATCGCCGCCGTCGCGACCAGGGAGAGGGCGATCGTCACGCGTCGAGTGGATGTCATAGCGAGGCCGGCGTGCGTGCGCCGAAACGAAAAAGGTCCCGGCGCACCGCGACGGGACCTTCGGACCAGTGGACCACGGGACGATGACGAACTCGGGACCTTGGACCAGGGACCCGGGACCGTGTCCTCATCCCTTGAACGCGAGCAGGAACTCCGCGCTGCGGCGGTACGATTCCAGGATGCTGAGATCGGCCTTCTCGAGCGGTGCGCCGTCGAGCGTGTTGGCGCCGTAGGCACCCACTTCGGCGATGACGCTCTCGACCTTGGCCTGCAGCGCCAGTTGGAAGATCGTCTTCCAGTCGAGCGTGCCGGCGCCCACTGGGACGGCGGCCTTGCCGCGCACGAAGTCCTTCGCGTGGAACGAGAAGTACCGGTTGTTGTACTTCCGCAGGTGCTCCACGGCGTCGCCGCCGCCGAACGTGAGATTGCCGACGTCGATCTGGTAGCGGACGATCGCCGGATCGGTGTTCATCATCA
It includes:
- a CDS encoding PQQ-binding-like beta-propeller repeat protein, with the protein product MTIALSLVATAAMIAVTGTRLPAQAPREWKDYAGGPDSSRFVATTQITKANVAELRVAWTYPGGQTGSNPIVARGVVYARARNNAIVALDAATGRELWLRDGLQGMTSRGFNYWEAPDGSDRRLIFAIDEQLQEIDARTGERITTFGTNGKVDLRAGLERDPSTIKVQSGTPGRVFEDLIILGSATNQEYNSAPGDVRAYNVRTGALAWTFHTVPRPGEFGYETWPEYAYKTVGGANNWGEQSIDVARGIVYVPTGSPKHNFYGGHRHGTNLFGDCILALDARTGKRLWHFQTVHHDIWDYDNNSAPQLTTVEQNGRRIDVVAVAGKTGYLYVFDRVTGAPIWPIEERPVPTRTEIPGESVWPTQPFPTSPPPFSKLSLKPDEVNPHILTPDEREQFRRRVAAARYDGPFTPIAYEDTLHVPGNSGGSNWGSTAANPNDGTVYVISLNMPALIRLLKPGEVRQTNGGGAAGTVSTLERPIMDGFGLYPTIVSPPYQTLTAYNLNTGTIKWQIGLGDDLRLVRQGITGTGSASSTKTAVIPTASGLVFATAPDQKVHVYDSDTGRQLHELPLGANTSGSPSMYEHGGKQYLLVTASGGGAAWSGPAGIVAYALP
- a CDS encoding DNA alkylation repair protein, which gives rise to MTRSPGATTHRGSSLAVIRRDLRRTADAARAAQLGRYFKTGPGGYGEGDRFLGLTLSAVRASVRAHSHASLAVLETLLTSRWHEERTLALLILVRQHAAGTPEQRRRIVSMYLRHRKHVNNWDLVDCSAPGILGAHWADADGGRLAELAASPSVWDRRIAVLATAWDIRQGRFDRTFALAEQLLGDPHDLIHKAVGWMLREVGKQDRRALEQFLDRHAATMPRTMLRYAVEKFPTTLRQEYLGRPRARRDGRRAAKA